From a single Paenibacillus sp. FSL R5-0345 genomic region:
- the ytvI gene encoding sporulation integral membrane protein YtvI yields MDRLVLKRLLRGLWVVLATSILLLAIYLLLPLLYPLLLAWLLAYIMHPLVLILKGFKLPGWLAVSLALLFYIGGIALVLTAMITRLVKELIVLLQTFNLHTDQWKDLLMSLSQNASLQNIINQINQFYRDNPDYHATIDSNISRTTETVGYAVTQVVTGFFNVILKLISALPSMGTILIVVVLAAFFISTSWERHNEKFTSWLPTAFLKPVSDIWRDLRRALFGYLRAQVILISITAIIVVIGLLLLGVKSAFAIGLMIGFVDLLPYLGVGIVMLPWALYSYMTDNLALGIGLSILYAVILITRQVLEPKVLASSIGLDPLAMLIGMFAGLQLFGMLGLIIGPVVLVILVAFNRAGVFRALHSYIVSGRLR; encoded by the coding sequence ATGGATCGTTTGGTATTAAAAAGGCTGCTGCGCGGCCTATGGGTCGTTCTGGCTACTTCCATCCTCCTGCTGGCAATCTATCTATTGCTTCCGCTGTTATACCCGCTGCTGCTCGCTTGGCTGCTCGCCTATATCATGCATCCATTAGTGCTTATTCTGAAAGGCTTCAAATTACCAGGCTGGTTGGCGGTATCGCTCGCTCTGTTATTTTACATAGGTGGAATCGCACTGGTCCTGACCGCGATGATTACAAGACTCGTTAAAGAATTAATCGTCCTGCTTCAGACCTTTAATCTCCACACCGACCAATGGAAAGATCTCCTGATGTCCTTAAGCCAGAATGCAAGCTTACAGAATATCATCAACCAAATTAATCAATTCTACCGCGACAATCCTGACTATCATGCTACGATTGACAGCAATATCAGCAGAACAACGGAAACCGTAGGATACGCAGTCACTCAAGTAGTCACAGGATTTTTTAATGTAATATTGAAACTGATCTCCGCACTTCCTAGTATGGGTACAATTCTTATCGTGGTTGTTCTTGCTGCCTTTTTCATTAGTACAAGTTGGGAGCGTCATAATGAGAAATTCACAAGCTGGCTGCCAACAGCATTCCTAAAGCCTGTATCTGATATCTGGAGAGATTTACGCAGAGCGCTTTTCGGTTATCTCCGCGCTCAGGTTATCCTGATCTCTATCACAGCGATCATTGTTGTGATCGGGCTGTTGCTGCTGGGCGTGAAGTCCGCGTTTGCTATCGGCTTAATGATTGGCTTTGTGGATCTGCTGCCTTATCTCGGTGTGGGAATTGTGATGCTGCCTTGGGCGCTGTACTCTTATATGACGGACAATCTGGCACTGGGAATCGGACTCTCCATACTCTATGCCGTTATCCTTATTACCCGGCAGGTGCTTGAGCCAAAAGTGCTCGCGAGCAGCATTGGACTTGATCCCCTTGCCATGTTGATTGGCATGTTCGCCGGCCTGCAATTATTCGGTATGCTAGGGCTAATCATCGGACCTGTTGTTCTTGTTATCCTTGTTGCCTTTAACCGTGCCGGCGTATTCCGAGCTTTACACAGCTACATTGTTAGCGGCCGATTAAGATAG